One part of the Streptomyces sp. NBC_00286 genome encodes these proteins:
- a CDS encoding Gfo/Idh/MocA family protein, giving the protein MTRKTVRIAMNGVTGRMGYRQHLVRSILALREQGGLDLGDGTVLWPEPVLVGRREHALKALADQHGLEHWSTSLDAVLDDPAIDIYFDAQVTSAREDAIKKAIEAGKHIYTEKPTATGLDGALELARLAADKGIKHGVVQDKLFLPGLLKLKRLIEGGFFGRILSIRGEFGYWVFEGDWQPAQRPSWNYRAEDGGGIVVDMFPHWEYVLHELFGRVKSVQALTATHIPQRWDEQGKPYAATADDAAYGIFELENGAIAQINSSWTVRVNRDELVEFQVDGTEGSAVAGLRNCRVQHRSSTPKPVWNPDIPATEVFRDQWQEVPDNAEFDNGFKAQWELFLKHVYADAPYHWDLLAGARGVQLAELGLKSSAEGRRFDVPEISL; this is encoded by the coding sequence GTGACACGCAAGACGGTGCGCATCGCGATGAACGGTGTGACGGGACGCATGGGCTACCGCCAGCATCTCGTCCGCTCCATCCTCGCCCTGCGCGAACAGGGCGGCCTCGATCTCGGCGACGGCACCGTGCTGTGGCCCGAGCCCGTGCTCGTCGGCCGCCGTGAGCACGCGCTGAAGGCGCTCGCCGACCAGCACGGCCTCGAGCACTGGTCCACCAGCCTCGACGCCGTACTCGACGACCCGGCCATCGACATCTACTTCGACGCACAGGTCACCTCCGCCCGCGAGGACGCCATCAAGAAGGCCATCGAGGCCGGAAAGCACATCTACACCGAGAAGCCGACCGCGACCGGCCTCGACGGCGCCCTGGAGCTGGCCCGGTTGGCCGCGGACAAGGGCATCAAGCACGGCGTCGTCCAGGACAAACTGTTCCTGCCCGGCCTGCTCAAGCTGAAGCGCCTCATCGAGGGCGGCTTCTTCGGGCGGATCCTGTCCATCCGCGGCGAGTTCGGCTACTGGGTCTTCGAGGGCGACTGGCAGCCCGCCCAGCGCCCCTCCTGGAACTACCGCGCGGAGGACGGCGGCGGCATCGTCGTCGACATGTTCCCGCACTGGGAGTACGTCCTCCACGAACTGTTCGGCCGCGTCAAGTCCGTACAGGCGCTGACCGCGACCCACATCCCGCAGCGCTGGGACGAGCAGGGCAAGCCGTACGCCGCGACGGCCGACGACGCCGCGTACGGCATCTTCGAGCTCGAGAACGGCGCCATCGCGCAGATCAACTCCTCCTGGACCGTACGTGTCAACCGTGACGAGTTGGTGGAATTCCAGGTCGACGGGACTGAGGGCTCGGCGGTCGCCGGTCTGCGCAACTGCCGTGTCCAGCACCGCAGTTCGACCCCGAAGCCGGTCTGGAACCCGGACATCCCCGCCACCGAGGTCTTCCGCGACCAGTGGCAGGAGGTCCCCGACAACGCCGAGTTCGACAACGGCTTCAAGGCGCAGTGGGAGCTGTTCCTCAAGCATGTGTACGCCGATGCGCCGTACCACTGGGATCTGCTGGCGGGCGCTCGTGGGGTTCAGCTCGCCGAGCTGGGGCTGAAGTCCTCGGCCGAGGGCCGCCGTTTCGACGTGCCGGAGATCTCGCTGTGA
- a CDS encoding dihydrodipicolinate synthase family protein gives MSGAAGASGTIQLPGAGGSLRAYTPRTEPLALSTGAPFTSRTVFSAAHVVADPYADVSPDAPAAVDWDATLAFRRHLWSHGLGVAEAMDTAQRGMGLDWGGAAELIRRSAAEAKAVGGLIACGVGTDQLVSGSLGEVREAYEEQLALVEGTGAQAILMASRALAAAASGPEDYLEVYGHLLRQASEPVILHWLGPMFDPALEGYWGSSDLDAATDTFLEVIAAHPDKVDGIKVSLLDAQREIDLRRRLPKGVRCYTGDDFNYPELIAGDDHGFSHALLGIFDPLGPLAAEAVRVLDTGDVKGFRELLDPTVELSRHLFHTPTRFYKTGVVFLAWLAGHQSHFTMVGGLQSARSLPHFARAYELADGLGLFPDPALAAARMKNLLSLYGVEQ, from the coding sequence ATGAGTGGGGCTGCTGGGGCTTCTGGGACGATCCAACTGCCGGGTGCGGGTGGTTCGTTGCGTGCCTACACCCCGCGTACGGAACCGCTCGCCCTCTCCACGGGCGCGCCCTTCACCTCTCGTACGGTTTTCTCGGCGGCGCATGTGGTCGCGGATCCGTACGCGGATGTCTCCCCCGACGCGCCCGCCGCCGTCGACTGGGACGCCACCCTCGCCTTCCGCCGGCATCTGTGGTCGCACGGGCTCGGGGTCGCGGAAGCGATGGACACGGCTCAGCGGGGGATGGGGCTCGACTGGGGCGGGGCGGCGGAGCTGATCCGCCGTTCGGCCGCCGAGGCTAAGGCCGTCGGCGGGCTGATCGCGTGCGGGGTGGGCACGGACCAGCTGGTCTCCGGCTCCCTGGGGGAGGTCCGGGAGGCGTACGAGGAGCAGCTCGCGCTCGTGGAGGGGACGGGCGCGCAGGCGATCCTCATGGCGTCGCGGGCGCTCGCGGCTGCGGCTTCCGGCCCCGAGGACTACCTGGAGGTCTACGGCCATCTGCTGCGCCAGGCGTCCGAGCCGGTGATCCTGCACTGGCTGGGCCCGATGTTCGACCCGGCGCTGGAGGGTTACTGGGGCTCGTCCGACCTGGACGCGGCCACCGACACCTTCCTGGAGGTCATCGCCGCGCACCCCGACAAGGTCGACGGCATCAAGGTCTCCCTCCTGGACGCCCAGCGCGAGATCGACCTGCGCCGCCGCCTCCCGAAGGGAGTCCGCTGCTACACCGGCGACGACTTCAACTACCCCGAGCTGATCGCGGGCGACGACCACGGCTTCAGCCACGCGCTGCTCGGCATCTTCGACCCGCTGGGGCCGCTGGCGGCGGAAGCGGTACGGGTCCTCGACACGGGTGACGTGAAGGGCTTCCGCGAACTCCTCGATCCCACGGTCGAGTTGTCCCGCCACCTCTTCCATACCCCGACCCGCTTCTACAAGACGGGCGTGGTCTTCCTGGCCTGGCTCGCCGGCCACCAGTCCCACTTCACGATGGTCGGCGGACTGCAGTCGGCCCGCTCACTCCCGCACTTCGCCCGCGCGTACGAACTGGCCGACGGTCTTGGCCTGTTCCCGGACCCGGCGCTGGCGGCGGCGCGGATGAAGAACCTGCTGTCGCTGTACGGAGTGGAACAGTGA